Proteins encoded together in one Xiphophorus maculatus strain JP 163 A chromosome 13, X_maculatus-5.0-male, whole genome shotgun sequence window:
- the LOC102216596 gene encoding trophoblast glycoprotein-like, with translation MLHLTSRFVFCALLASVYASCPPRCECSEAAHTVKCVSKDLRSIPKIPGYTRNLFITGNQISRIGPESFRGLDNVTTLSLSNNRISEMEFHTFSGLLRLRSLDLSNNQLTVIHPEAFSNVSQSLRELNLSRALYNYSSVMDLAASLQRISMANLQVLDLSDNSLIYLPSRTFSRMYGLRRLQLSNNSLVAIRSLALSGLESLEELDLTLNALKTFNDEGLQELDSLPRASLLLGKNPFTCTCGIEPFAQWLNRSQNRVRDAEGLLCAFPPSMRNTSILAVGMLTLECQQRDEGADLALQTSYVFLGIVLGFIGLIFLLVLYLNRKGIKKRVYDMRDACREVWEGYHYRFEIDSDPRLSQVSTSADA, from the exons ATGCTGCACCTGACGAGCCGCTTTGTTTTCTGCGCGCTCCTCGCCTCCGTTTACGCGTCGTGCCCTCCGCGCTGCGAGTGCTCGGAAGCGGCACATACCGTCAAGTGCGTCTCCAAAGACCTGAGAAGTATCCCGAAGATCCCGGGATACACCAGGAATTTGTTTATAACTGGGAATCAGATCAGCCGAATCGGTCCGGAGTCTTTCAGAGGTCTGGATAATGTGACCACCCTCTCCCTGAGCAACAACAG AATTTCAGAGATGGAATTCCACACCTTCTCCGGACTTCTCCGCCTTCGCTCTCTGGATCTGAGCAACAACCAGCTGACCGTCATTCACCCCGAAGCCTTCAGCAACGTCAGCCAGTCCCTGCGAGAGCTCAATCTCAGCCGAGCCCTCTACAACTACTCGTCGGTGATGGACCTGGCCGCCTCCCTCCAGAGGATCTCCATGGCGAACCTACAGGTCCTGGACTTGTCCGACAACAGCCTCATCTACCTGCCCTCGCGCACCTTCTCCCGCATGTATGGCCTGCGCCGCCTCCAGCTCTCCAACAACTCTCTGGTGGCCATCCGCAGCCTCGCCCTTTCAGGTCTGGAGAGCCTGGAGGAGCTTGACCTCACGCTCAACGCCCTCAAGACCTTCAACGACGAAGGCTTGCAAGAGTTGGACTCCCTTCCCCGAGCCTCTCTGCTTCTGGGGAAGAACCCGTTCACATGCACCTGCGGCATTGAACCCTTTGCGCAATGGCTCAACAGATCCCAGAATCGCGTCAGGGATGCAGAGGGCCTCCTGTGCGCCTTCCCTCCCAGCATGAGGAACACATCCATCCTCGCAGTGGGCATGCTGACTCTGGAATGCCAGCAGAGGGACGAGGGGGCAGACCTCGCTTTGCAGACCTCTTATGTCTTCTTGGGAATCGTTCTGGGCTTCATAGGCCTCATTTTCCTCTTAGTACTTTACCTCAACCGCAAGGGAATCAAGAAGCGTGTGTATGACATGCGGGACGCCTGCAGGGAGGTCTGGGAGGGCTACCACTACCGCTTCGAGATAGACTCCGACCCCAGGTTATCACAAGTCTCCACAAGCGCTGACGCATGA